The stretch of DNA ACACAAGAAGGCCGATCCGCCGCGGCAATCGGACGGCGGTTCGCCGAAGCTGGCGGCATCCGCGTAGTATGCAACGCGCGGACTGCGGTCCGTGCGATCGACGGATCGCGACAAAGGGCGACGGGTGGTTGCGGCGCGCAAGCGCTGCCCGCAGCGGTCGGACGCCCTCCGGTTTTACCAGAGTAACGTCATGAGCGAGCAAAATTCCGCGGCAACGAGCCGCCGTCGGCGCGGTATCTACCTGCTGCCCAATCTGTTTACCACCGGCACCCTGTTCGCGGGTTTCTACGCAATCATCGCGGCGACCCAGGGGCGCTTCGTGGTGGCGGCGGTGGCGATTTTCGTTGCCATGCTCACCGATATGCTCGATGGGCGCGTGGCGCGCCTGACCAATACCGAAAGCGATTTCGGTATCCAGTACGACAGTCTGGCCGATCTGGTCGCGTTCGGTCTGGCCTCCGGGCTGATCGCTTATCTCTACAGTCTCGACAGCCTGGCCTATTACAGCAACGTCGCGGGCAAGCTCGGCTGGCTGGCGGCCTTTTTCTATACTGCGGCGGCTGCGCTGCGGCTGGCACGATTCAATATCACTCGCGGCGGTGCGGTCGAGAAGAAGGTCTTTCTCGGGCTGCCCAGCCCGGCCGCAGCCGGGCTATTGGTCGGCTTTGTCTGGGTAAGCGCGGATTTCGATGTCAGCGGCGCCCAGCTGGTGGTCCCCGTATTCCTGCTGACGGTGGCCGCCGGGCTGCTCA from Salinisphaera sp. T31B1 encodes:
- the pssA gene encoding CDP-diacylglycerol--serine O-phosphatidyltransferase gives rise to the protein MSEQNSAATSRRRRGIYLLPNLFTTGTLFAGFYAIIAATQGRFVVAAVAIFVAMLTDMLDGRVARLTNTESDFGIQYDSLADLVAFGLASGLIAYLYSLDSLAYYSNVAGKLGWLAAFFYTAAAALRLARFNITRGGAVEKKVFLGLPSPAAAGLLVGFVWVSADFDVSGAQLVVPVFLLTVAAGLLMVSNVRYHSFKDLNFGERVPFRYILFMLVVFVLIILDPPRILFLGFFVYAASGPILALRRWRRRHASRG